The Arcobacter roscoffensis genome segment TTGCCATATATAGAAAAAATAGAAATTTTTAATAACTCATCAAATATATTGTATTCATCAAATGAAAAGCCTTTAATAAAACATAGAGCTCAAAACAGTTTTCACTATATAGTAAATGTACCTCAGAAAGTAGGTTTTATAAAAGTATATTTTGATAATAATTTACTAAAAACCTATGAACAAAGTGATGATTTTATTCCTAAGTTATCACTTTTTGAAAACTTTAAAAGCTTTGAATATATAAAAACAGTTTATAAAAAATATGGCTATATAAATAAAGGCCTAAACTTAAATAGTAAAGAAAAAGAATTTATTAAGAAAAATAATACAATATACTTTTCAGAGATTGATTGGAAACCAATAGTACTAATTGAAGATGATAAGTTTAGTGGTTTAGCAAAAGATTATTTAGATTTAATAAAAAAAACAACAGGCTTAAATTTTGAGTTTAAGAAGTATAAAAATTGGCAAGAAACTGTATTAGCTTTTGAAAATGGTAAAATTGATATGATACCAGCTTTAGGAGATGTGGCATTTTCTATAAAAGGCTCATTTGTAAGTAATAGTATGGCAGATTTTAAATATGCAATAGTAACAAATAATGAAGGAAGATTTCTAGATGGAATAAAAGACTTAAAAGGAAAAACTGTTGCTCTACCAAAAGGCTTTAGTTCACATGCACTTATAGAAAATAGGTATCCAGATATTAATATTAGGGAAACAAAATCAATTGATGAGGCTTTAAGTTTGGTTTCAAAAGGTGAGGTTGATGCTTTTATAGGTCATAGTGCAGTTGTAGTTTATAAACTACAAAATAGTTTTTCAGATTTAAAAATTTCAGGATTAAGTGAAGAGAGATTTAACCATTATATATTAATACAAGATAAGTATCCAGAACTTTTAAGTATCTTGAACAAAGCAATATTTAATATTACTCCAAATCAAAAATTTGAGATAAAAAATAAATGGATTAAATCAGAAATTAAAACAGAAATTAATTATGAACTCTTATATAGAGTAATAACTATTTTTATAATCATACTTTTGATTGTTTTATACTTTACAAAAAAATTATCAGATACAAAAAGTTTGGTACTACAAAAATCTAAAGATTTAGAAGAGCAAAGAAACGTATTTCAAACACTATTTAATGATTCAAGTGATGGTTTGTCCTTGATGAAAAATGGAAGATTCATTGAGTGTAATGATGCTGTATTAAAAATGCTTGATTATAAGAGCAAAGAAGAGTTTTTAAATCTAAAACACACTGAACTCTCTCCTTTATACCAATTTGATGGACAAAAGTCAGAAGATAAAGCAAAGGTCATTGTTCAAGAGTGTCTAAAAACAGGTCATGCAAGATTTGAGTGGTTACATTTAACATCAAAAGGTAAAGAAATTTGGTTTGAAATAGTACTAACCAAACTTATTCTTAACGATGAAGAAGTAATTCATGCTGTATGGAGAGATATTGAAGATAAAAAGACATTAGAAGAACAAAACTTAAGAAGAACTATGGAACTTGAAGATACAAATAATGAATTAGAACACTCAATAGATAATCTAAAAAAGACACAAAAACAGTTAATTGAATCAGAAAAAATGGCTAGTTTAGGTGGATTAGTTGCAGGTGTTGCCCATGAGATAAATACCCCTATTGGAGTAGCCTATACAGGAATTACTCATTTTAAAGAAATAACTGATAAGGTTAAAAGTTTATATGAAAAAGATATGATGAGTCAAGAGGAGTTTGAAGAGTATTTAAATACTTCACTTGAGCTTTCAACATTACTTAATACAAATATAAAAAGAGCTGCAAATCTAGTGAAGAGTTTTAAACAAGTAGCAGTGGATCAAACTAGTGAAGAAAAAAGAGTATTTAACATAAGAAAATACTTACAAGAGATTCTTTTCTCAATTCATAGTGTTACTAAAAAAACTAATTTAGATTTTAAAATTACATGTGAGAGTAGTTTAGAAATCAATAGTTTCCCTGGAGCTATTTCTCAAATTATAACAAATCTAATCATGAATTCTATTATTCATGCTTATGAACCTAAGCAAAAAGGTGTAGTTTCAATAGAAGTAATAAAAGAAGATGATAATATAAAATTAATATATAAAGATGATGGAAAAGGAATTCCAAAAGAGAACCTAACAAAAATATTTGATCCATTTTTTACTACTAATAGAGAAAAAGGTGGTAGTGGTTTAGGTTTAAATATAATTTATAATATTGTTACAAGTAAATTAAATGGAAAGATAAATTGTCAAAATAATGAAAATGGAGTAGAGTTTATTATACTTTTTAAAGTATAATAATTCTAATAGGATTAAAAAATGGGTAAATTAAATTTTTATAAGTCAAAAGATAAAAAAAATGAAATTTTAGACACATGGAAAATACTTATTTCAGATGATGAGTTAGATGTGCATACTTTAACTAAAACTGTTTTAAAAAACTTTGTTTATAAGGGTAAGGGTTTAGAGTTTATTAGTACTTTTAGTGGTGAAGAAACTATTGAAGTTGTTAAAAATAATGATGATATAGTTTTATTACTTCTTGATGTAATCATGGAAAGTGATGATGCAGGACTTCAAGTAGTAAAAACAATCAGAGATGATTTAAATAACCATGACTTACAAATAGTTTTAAGAACAGGTCAATCAGGACTAGTTCCTGAGAGTGAAGTTGTTATGGATTATGCAATAAATGACTATAAAGAAAAAACTGAACTTACTTCAAAAAAATTAATTACCACAATTATTACAGCAATTAGGTCTTTTGAGAATATAAAAGCTTTAAATAAAAGTAATGAAGATATTAAAAAATTAAACTACGACCTAAATGGTATTTTAGATTCATTTGATAAATATGTAATAGCTTCAAGGGCAAATAAAGATGGTGAAATCATATACGTAAGTGAAGCTTTTTGTAATTTAACGGGGTATAGAAAAGATGAATTATTGGGAAATAATCATAATATCTTAAAAGATATGTTTACACCAAATGAAATTTATGATGATTTATGGAAAACAATTACCTCAAACAAAGTTTGGAGGGGTCAAATAAGAAACCAAAAGAAAAATGGTGAGTATTATTGGTTAAAAACTGTAATTAGTCCTGAATATGATGTCCATGGGGAGTTTGTTTGTTATACTGCAATTTCCCAAAATATCACAGCTCAAAAAGAAGTTGAAAAAGCAAATGTAGAAATTGAGCAGTTAAATGAAGATATTATAGAAACACAAAGAGAAGTAGTCTTTAGACTTGGTGCTATTGCAGAAGCTAGAGATAAAGAAACAGGTATGCATGTAAAAAGAGTAGCTGAATACTCTAAGCTTTTAGCCTTATATTACG includes the following:
- a CDS encoding HD domain-containing phosphohydrolase, which translates into the protein MGKLNFYKSKDKKNEILDTWKILISDDELDVHTLTKTVLKNFVYKGKGLEFISTFSGEETIEVVKNNDDIVLLLLDVIMESDDAGLQVVKTIRDDLNNHDLQIVLRTGQSGLVPESEVVMDYAINDYKEKTELTSKKLITTIITAIRSFENIKALNKSNEDIKKLNYDLNGILDSFDKYVIASRANKDGEIIYVSEAFCNLTGYRKDELLGNNHNILKDMFTPNEIYDDLWKTITSNKVWRGQIRNQKKNGEYYWLKTVISPEYDVHGEFVCYTAISQNITAQKEVEKANVEIEQLNEDIIETQREVVFRLGAIAEARDKETGMHVKRVAEYSKLLALYYGLPANEAEIVKMASPMHDIGKVAIPDDILKKPGRYTPEEFEIMKTHAQIGYDMLKSSNKPILKAAAIIAHQHQEKYDGSGYPQGLSGEDIHIYGRITAIADVFDALGSDRVYKKAWDDDRIFNLFKEERAKHFDPVLIDLFFKNLDNFLEIRDKFKDV